The Argentina anserina chromosome 3, drPotAnse1.1, whole genome shotgun sequence genome includes a region encoding these proteins:
- the LOC126787566 gene encoding tyrosine-sulfated glycopeptide receptor 1-like, producing MPEQQKFPALYVILFIFFISTATTIYACNEVDHHSLWSSFDISSTSLNWSSNDCCNWEGITCNTAGRVTHLLLPSKGLQGSISSSLGNLTKLSHLNLSHNSLSGSLEPELFLSLDHLEILDLSYNLLTGELPLSLPFSNIRAVDISSNRIEGTIPSSFLQHAWNLSSLNVSNNHLTGQIPSSICLHSHSVRLLDFSSNGFTGIIPPGLQNCSKLEVLRAGFNNLSGPLPTDIYNIPTLQEISLPSNKLSGPISNRISSLTNLIILQLYFNKLTGPLPLNLGKFSKLRLLILHFNNLQGSLPPSLMNCRNLTELNLGFNQLGGDISELNFSKLTELSKLDLVGNHFTGTLPVSLYSCKSLQALRLSSNNLEGQIRPEILSLKSLSFLSLAQNRLTNVTGAMQILMGSKSLTVLILSHNFVGEEMPDGDRMIDSAFQNLRVFGLAGCQFTGRIPLWLSKLKNLEALDLSSNRITGTIPAWLGTLPNLFMISLNNNSLSGEFPKELCRLQALVSAQKAASQTGHGYFELPIYSQRTNASVTALQYKFLSNMPRAIYIRNNSLTGSMPSEICQLQLLQELDLSLNNLHGEIPSSTQLQSFSATAFEGNPELCGAPLPNKCQQMTKSYTDDRIGEAHKDSEIPWFHISLVLGFITGFWGVCGPVLLSESWRYAYFQFLYKVKDQFIQCGRK from the exons ATGCCAGAGCAACAAAAATTTCCAGCTCTTTATGTCATtctcttcatctttttcaTCTCCACTGCCACTACAATCTATGCATGCAACGAAGTCGATCACCACTCACTTTGGTCATCCTTTGACATATCCTCTACTTCTTTAAACTGGTCTTCAAATGATTGTTGCAACTGGGAAGGCATCACTTGTAATACCGCTGGAAGAGTGACACATTTGTTGTTGCCTTCCAAAGGGCTCCAGGGAAGCATTTCTAGCTCTCTTGGAAACCTAACAAAGCTCTCCCACCTCAATCTCTCCCACAATTCACTTTCTGGTTCACTTGAACCTGAACTGTTCTTGTCCTTAGATCATCTTGAAATCCTTGATTTAAGTTACAACCTTCTCACTGGAGAGCTACCCTTGTCTCTACCATTCAGTAATATCCGAGCGGTGGATATATCCAGCAACAGAATCGAAGGCACCATTCCATCTTCATTCCTCCAGCATGCCTGGAATTTGAGCAGTTTAAATGTCAGCAACAACCACTTGACAGGCCAAATCCCATCCTCTATCTGTCTTCATTCTCATTCGGTGAGACTCTTGGATTTCTCTTCCAATGGATTCACTGGAATAATTCCTCCTGGACTGCAGAACTGCTCCAAGCTTGAGGTCCTTCGTGCCGGTTTCAATAATCTTTCAGGGCCCCTTCCTACTGACATTTACAATATTCCGACGCTTCAAGAAATTTCATTACCTTCCAATAAACTTTCCGGGCCCATTAGTAACAGAATTTCCAGTCTTACCAACCTCATAATCCTACAGCTCTACTTCAATAAGCTGACAGGGCCACTTCCTCTCAATCTTGGGAAATTCTCCAAGTTGAGGCTCTTGATCCttcattttaacaatctaCAAGGTTCTCTGCCACCATCGTTGATGAATtgcagaaaccttacagagcTGAATCTGGGATTCAACCAATTGGGAGGAGATATCTCCGAGCTTAATTTCTCCAAACTTACTGAACTTAGTAAACTTGACCTCGTCGGAAATCACTTCACTGGTACCTTGCCAGTAAGCCTTTACTCATGCAAGTCTCTGCAAGCACTGCGACTCAGCTCAAACAATCTAGAAGGACAAATAAGACCGGAGATTCTCTCACTGAAATCCCTGTCTTTCCTCTCCCTAGCTCAAAATAGACTGACCAATGTCACAGGTGCAATGCAGATATTGATGGGCAGCAAAAGCCTCACGGTACTCATTCTGTCACATAACTTTGTAGGTGAAGAAATGCCAGATGGAGACAGAATGATTGATTCTGCATTCCAGAACCTTCGGGTTTTTGGATTAGCCGGGTGCCAATTTACAGGTCGAATACCCTTATGGCTGTCAAAGCTGAAGAATCTTGAAGCTCTGGATCTATCATCTAATAGAATCACTGGCACGATTCCTGCTTGGTTAGGGACTCTTCCAAATTTGTTCATGATCAGCTTGAATAATAACTCACTTTCAGGTGAATTTCCAAAGGAGCTTTGCAGATTACAAGCATTGGTATCAGCACAAAAGGCTGCTTCTCAAACAGGCCATGGATATTTTGAACTGCCCATCTACTCCCAACGCACTAATGCATCAGTAACTGCCTTGCAGTACAAGTTTCTGTCCAATATGCCAAGAGCAATCTACATCAGAAACAACAGTCTAACTGGAAGCATGCCTTCTGAGATTTGTCAGTTGCAGCTTCTTCAGGAGCTGGATCTTAGCCTCAACAACTTGCATG GAGAAATACCATCAAGCACTCAGCTCCAGAGCTTCAGTGCCACTGCCTTTGAGGGAAATCCAGAACTTTGTGGCGCACCGCTTCCAAATAAGTGCCAACAGATGACCAAGAGTTATACAGATGATAGAATTGGAGAAGCACACAAGGACAGTGAAATCCCATGGTTTCATATATCTCTGGTTCTTGGGTTCATTACAGGATTTTGGGGAGTTTGTGGACCTGTACTGTTGAGCGAGTCATGGAGATATGCATATTTCCAATTTTTGTACAAGGTGAAAGATCAGTTCATACAATGTGGCAGAAAGTAG